One window from the genome of Pyrobaculum ferrireducens encodes:
- a CDS encoding 3,4-dihydroxy-2-butanone-4-phosphate synthase, whose product MQNIERAISALKAGKPVMIYDGDDREAEVDFVIRADVVNPATVRWLRENAGGLLCFATTREIGKILGLEFLSEYYKRRGFHSTAPYGDEPAFMGYVNHIKTKTGIRDSDKALTIRELAKVVELALKDPEEAREAFRRQFYLPGHVPVLGGRIGERWGHTELSLILAKAAGLPPAVVIIEILGRHTEAMPVDEARELAKSLDIPLITTEDIKALI is encoded by the coding sequence ATGCAAAATATTGAAAGGGCGATCAGTGCCCTAAAGGCCGGGAAGCCTGTCATGATATACGACGGTGATGACAGAGAGGCGGAAGTTGACTTTGTTATACGTGCCGATGTGGTTAACCCAGCCACTGTGCGGTGGCTAAGAGAAAACGCAGGGGGTTTGCTGTGCTTCGCCACGACACGGGAGATTGGAAAAATCCTCGGGCTGGAATTTTTAAGCGAGTACTACAAAAGAAGAGGCTTCCACTCCACAGCCCCATACGGCGACGAGCCTGCCTTCATGGGGTATGTCAACCACATAAAAACTAAGACGGGCATAAGGGACTCAGATAAGGCCCTCACCATTAGGGAACTTGCAAAGGTTGTGGAACTGGCCCTTAAAGATCCAGAGGAGGCGAGGGAGGCCTTCCGGAGGCAATTTTACCTCCCAGGCCACGTGCCTGTGTTGGGAGGGCGTATAGGAGAGAGGTGGGGCCATACAGAGCTCTCTTTAATACTCGCAAAAGCCGCCGGCCTGCCGCCGGCAGTGGTCATCATAGAGATCTTGGGACGCCACACCGAGGCGATGCCTGTTGACGAGGCAAGAGAACTAGCTAAGTCACTGGACATCCCGTTGATAACGACTGAAGACATCAAAGCCTTAATTTAA
- a CDS encoding YkgJ family cysteine cluster protein, whose amino-acid sequence MRLLNKNILFHVPAAYVWRDLKWFEVSFRCIKCGICCVGTEMELLAEDIERITSAGYRLEDFAVEKDGVYRLRNVDGHCYFYDPASRSCKIYDIRPIGCRIYPLIFDGEKVDVDRTCPTWHTVPRREVERLAPYVVKFLNDAKIAKIKIKLRL is encoded by the coding sequence ATGCGTCTGCTCAATAAAAATATTTTATTTCATGTCCCTGCCGCCTATGTGTGGCGGGATCTCAAGTGGTTTGAGGTGAGTTTTAGATGTATAAAGTGTGGCATCTGCTGTGTAGGCACGGAAATGGAGCTGTTGGCGGAGGATATTGAGCGTATAACATCGGCTGGGTATAGGCTGGAGGACTTCGCCGTGGAGAAAGACGGAGTATACCGCTTGAGAAATGTAGATGGCCATTGTTATTTCTACGACCCGGCATCGAGAAGTTGTAAAATTTACGACATTAGGCCGATTGGTTGCCGCATCTACCCGCTTATTTTCGACGGCGAAAAGGTGGATGTGGATCGAACATGTCCTACATGGCATACGGTGCCGAGGAGGGAGGTGGAGCGCCTGGCGCCTTACGTAGTGAAGTTTCTCAACGATGCAAAGATCGCCAAGATTAAGATTAAATTAAGGCTTTGA
- a CDS encoding GTP cyclohydrolase IIa yields the protein MHKVALMALKGYREWTESLGPRREHIIQKTQARLHETLWRSFTSIGALPHHFRYDYLIALTNNINAEFIRKAVDKIRRVSPVEIEFCEGTGETPMEAYKNCGRASGLGGEVAVVGHMDVVNSTDTTKVNGPLYVYRQVQDLLNKATDFCKDVGCMVFYLGGDNIMLFLPTPKAAYELYGYLNADLRIGLGIAKRPYNAFVKATRGLDALRHRGATGVKLVK from the coding sequence GGCTACCGAGAGTGGACAGAATCCCTCGGCCCCAGGCGTGAACACATTATACAGAAAACACAGGCGCGCCTACACGAGACGCTGTGGAGAAGCTTCACCTCGATAGGCGCGCTCCCCCACCACTTTAGATACGACTACCTCATAGCGCTGACTAACAACATCAACGCTGAGTTTATCCGCAAGGCAGTCGACAAGATTAGACGTGTATCGCCTGTGGAGATCGAGTTCTGCGAGGGCACCGGCGAGACGCCTATGGAGGCGTATAAAAACTGCGGACGTGCAAGCGGCCTAGGCGGTGAAGTAGCCGTGGTGGGACACATGGATGTGGTAAACAGCACCGACACGACTAAGGTCAACGGGCCGCTATACGTATACCGCCAGGTACAAGACCTCCTCAACAAAGCTACAGACTTCTGTAAAGACGTGGGCTGTATGGTGTTCTACCTCGGCGGAGATAACATTATGTTATTCCTCCCCACCCCCAAAGCCGCCTACGAACTGTACGGCTACCTAAATGCCGATTTACGGATTGGCCTAGGTATAGCGAAGAGGCCCTACAACGCCTTCGTTAAGGCCACCCGGGGGCTCGACGCCTTGAGGCACAGAGGCGCGACAGGCGTCAAGTTAGTGAAATGA
- a CDS encoding NAD(P)/FAD-dependent oxidoreductase, which produces MYDVVIVGAGPAGSAAAIMARRLGLKAVVIDRREPPREKPCGGGLTPRSWKLLNALGVEYPIYGACREIETRAAGYSYVLRKEPILVTRRPQFDHALLKQSGVDFIRDEVINVKNNTVVGRGGEYQARVVIGADGATSAVARSIGAGNYQGHKTHAIAYMTIARGPASERCVVDFDAVIDATGQLGYSWIFPVDEGANIGAGVGWGRWIDLRRLVVEYAEKAGYKPGPVLGHPLSLGYVKSLGTRNVMLAGEAAGLVDATTGEGIYYAVASGAAATLAAYTALKIWGSEKHAAEIYQRLVEPYVEEVRKTRALSRIARIIGKRKTVIKLLGRRLLNLYTRVYTGEATYSLMLKPIDKS; this is translated from the coding sequence GTGTACGACGTCGTGATTGTGGGCGCCGGCCCCGCCGGCTCGGCCGCTGCCATCATGGCAAGGAGGCTGGGGCTCAAGGCAGTTGTCATCGACAGGAGAGAGCCGCCACGGGAAAAGCCCTGCGGCGGCGGCCTCACCCCCCGTAGCTGGAAGCTTCTAAACGCGCTGGGCGTGGAGTACCCCATCTACGGCGCCTGTAGGGAGATTGAAACCCGCGCCGCGGGCTACAGCTACGTGTTGAGAAAAGAGCCCATTCTCGTGACGAGGAGGCCCCAGTTCGACCACGCCCTGCTAAAGCAAAGCGGAGTCGACTTCATAAGAGACGAGGTAATTAATGTGAAAAACAACACTGTGGTTGGAAGAGGCGGGGAGTACCAGGCGAGGGTTGTGATAGGAGCCGACGGCGCCACGAGCGCTGTGGCGAGGTCCATCGGGGCGGGGAACTACCAAGGCCACAAAACCCACGCCATTGCCTACATGACTATAGCAAGGGGGCCCGCCAGCGAGCGGTGCGTAGTTGACTTCGACGCGGTTATAGACGCCACAGGCCAGCTAGGCTACAGCTGGATATTTCCCGTGGACGAGGGGGCGAATATAGGCGCCGGCGTGGGCTGGGGGAGGTGGATAGACCTAAGAAGGCTCGTGGTGGAGTACGCAGAGAAAGCCGGCTACAAACCCGGGCCAGTGCTGGGGCACCCACTCTCCCTAGGCTACGTCAAGAGTCTCGGCACGAGAAATGTGATGCTCGCCGGCGAAGCCGCGGGGCTTGTCGACGCCACCACGGGGGAGGGGATTTACTACGCAGTAGCCAGCGGAGCCGCCGCAACCCTCGCGGCTTACACAGCGTTGAAGATCTGGGGAAGCGAAAAACACGCCGCTGAGATCTACCAAAGGCTTGTAGAGCCCTATGTGGAGGAGGTGAGGAAGACCAGAGCTCTTTCACGCATCGCTAGGATCATCGGCAAGAGGAAAACCGTAATTAAACTCCTCGGCAGGAGGCTTCTCAATCTCTACACCAGAGTCTACACCGGAGAGGCCACCTACAGCCTCATGCTAAAGCCCATCGATAAGTCATAG
- a CDS encoding 2,5-diamino-6-(ribosylamino)-4(3H)-pyrimidinone 5'-phosphate reductase, which yields MRPYVYLMAAVTVDGRIASRTGYSRLSCPHDLKRLHAMRANVDAVIIGANTAIVDNPRLTVRYVEGRNPVRVLIDGALRVPTTLRIFDNSAPTIIYTSRRAPLEKIEELRGRGVEVVIIGEEKIDPGDVLRDLYRRNMKKVLLEGGGRTNWEFLNRCLVDELIVTITPYVFGNGVSLIEGEGYPNTEETPFVLELVSVKLCECGREIVLTYRLRCKNKFTQNI from the coding sequence ATGAGGCCCTACGTATATCTAATGGCCGCCGTTACGGTGGATGGGAGAATAGCCAGCAGAACTGGGTACTCACGGCTGTCGTGTCCCCACGACTTAAAGAGACTACACGCCATGAGGGCAAATGTAGACGCAGTAATTATAGGCGCCAACACGGCAATTGTAGACAACCCCAGACTCACCGTGCGGTATGTAGAGGGGAGGAACCCCGTGCGCGTATTGATAGACGGGGCGCTCCGCGTCCCTACGACGCTTAGAATTTTTGACAACTCGGCGCCAACTATTATTTACACCTCTAGACGCGCCCCCCTTGAAAAAATAGAAGAGCTGAGGGGGAGGGGCGTTGAAGTCGTCATCATAGGCGAGGAGAAGATAGACCCGGGAGACGTGCTAAGAGACTTGTACAGGCGAAATATGAAAAAGGTGCTTCTGGAAGGCGGCGGCAGGACTAACTGGGAGTTTCTCAACAGATGCCTAGTAGATGAGTTGATAGTCACCATAACCCCCTATGTATTTGGCAACGGCGTCTCGCTAATAGAGGGGGAGGGCTACCCAAACACCGAGGAAACGCCCTTCGTTCTCGAGCTTGTTAGCGTGAAGCTGTGTGAATGCGGAAGAGAGATTGTGCTCACCTACCGACTGAGATGTAAAAATAAGTTTACACAAAATATATGA